One Natrinema halophilum genomic window carries:
- the proS gene encoding proline--tRNA ligase encodes MSDESQELGITESKSHKPGEWYAEVVQKADLADYAPMGGFIVTKPRGYALWEGIQNALDGWFKETGVDNVYFPMFIPESFLEREKDIVEGFDPEVAWVTQGGHEELEERLAVRPTSESIIAPFMADWTRSHRDLPLRLNQWCSVVRWEATETKPFFRTKEFMWQEGHTAHASNEGAWEEVWTRLGQYERVYEDVLAIPVLRGKKPEHDKFPGADTTTTVEALMPDGKSVQGATSHNLGQSFAEAFDITFVAEDEEEQTAYTTSWGLSWRAIGALIMTHSDDQGLVLPPTIAPTQVVIVPIWQEDTKDDVLEYSRAIADDLEAAGFRVELDDRDERNPGFKFNEHELNGVPLRLEIGPHEVDDEEVTAVHRPDNEDTVEDRDDVVDAVDEHLDEIYDKLYEAAEENVEENVREAHSPEDILGTIGKHGGYVKTPWCGDEACEEVIKEKIAAEIVLQPLTDEGGKSGGEVVEPESDECGVCGDSADEIAYFAKSY; translated from the coding sequence ATGAGCGACGAGAGTCAGGAACTCGGAATCACCGAGTCGAAATCGCACAAACCCGGCGAATGGTACGCCGAGGTCGTCCAGAAGGCCGATCTCGCCGATTACGCCCCCATGGGCGGGTTCATCGTCACGAAGCCCCGCGGATACGCGCTCTGGGAAGGAATCCAGAACGCACTCGACGGCTGGTTCAAGGAAACCGGCGTCGATAACGTCTACTTCCCGATGTTCATCCCGGAGAGCTTCCTCGAGCGGGAAAAAGACATCGTCGAGGGATTCGATCCCGAAGTCGCGTGGGTGACGCAGGGCGGCCACGAAGAACTCGAGGAACGCCTCGCGGTCAGACCGACGAGCGAATCCATCATCGCGCCGTTCATGGCCGACTGGACCCGCAGTCACCGCGATCTGCCGCTTCGCCTCAACCAGTGGTGTTCGGTCGTCCGCTGGGAGGCGACGGAGACGAAGCCGTTCTTCCGCACGAAGGAGTTCATGTGGCAGGAGGGCCACACTGCCCACGCCAGCAACGAGGGCGCGTGGGAGGAGGTTTGGACTCGGCTCGGCCAGTACGAGCGCGTGTACGAGGACGTCCTGGCGATTCCGGTATTGCGCGGCAAGAAACCCGAACACGACAAGTTCCCTGGTGCAGACACGACGACGACCGTCGAGGCGCTCATGCCCGACGGGAAGTCCGTCCAGGGGGCGACCAGCCACAACCTCGGTCAGAGCTTCGCCGAGGCGTTCGACATCACTTTCGTCGCCGAGGACGAAGAGGAGCAGACGGCCTACACCACTTCCTGGGGACTCTCCTGGCGAGCGATCGGGGCGCTCATCATGACCCACTCCGACGACCAGGGGCTGGTCCTCCCGCCGACGATCGCACCGACGCAGGTCGTCATCGTCCCTATCTGGCAGGAGGACACGAAAGACGACGTGCTCGAGTACTCGCGAGCGATCGCTGACGACCTCGAAGCGGCTGGGTTCCGCGTCGAACTCGACGATCGCGACGAGCGCAATCCCGGCTTCAAGTTCAACGAACACGAACTCAACGGCGTCCCGCTTCGACTCGAGATCGGACCTCACGAGGTCGACGACGAGGAAGTCACGGCCGTCCACAGACCGGACAACGAAGATACCGTCGAAGATCGGGACGACGTCGTCGATGCGGTCGACGAGCATCTGGACGAAATATACGACAAACTCTACGAAGCGGCCGAGGAAAATGTCGAAGAGAACGTCCGCGAAGCCCACAGCCCCGAAGACATCCTCGGAACGATCGGCAAACACGGTGGCTACGTAAAGACTCCATGGTGCGGCGATGAGGCCTGCGAGGAGGTGATCAAGGAGAAGATCGCCGCGGAGATAGTTCTCCAGCCCCTGACCGACGAGGGCGGAAAGTCGGGGGGCGAAGTCGTCGAACCGGAATCGGATGAGTGTGGCGTCTGCGGAGACTCCGCCGACGAAATCGCATATTTCGCGAAATCGTATTAG
- a CDS encoding translation initiation factor IF-5A — protein MAKQQTEVRDLQEGSYVMIDDTACKINSYSTAKPGKHGSAKARVEAEGVFDGKKRSLSQPVDAKIWVPIIERKQGQVVSVDGDDMQVMDLETYETITMRIPEDADVSPDENIEYLEMENQRKII, from the coding sequence ATGGCGAAACAGCAGACCGAAGTTCGCGATCTCCAGGAAGGAAGCTACGTCATGATCGACGACACGGCGTGTAAGATCAACTCCTACTCGACCGCGAAGCCCGGGAAACACGGCAGCGCAAAGGCCCGCGTCGAGGCCGAAGGCGTCTTCGACGGCAAGAAGCGCTCGCTCTCCCAGCCCGTGGACGCGAAAATCTGGGTCCCGATCATCGAGCGCAAACAGGGCCAGGTCGTCTCCGTCGACGGCGACGACATGCAGGTCATGGACCTCGAGACCTACGAGACGATCACGATGCGTATTCCCGAGGACGCGGACGTCTCCCCCGACGAGAATATTGAATATCTCGAGATGGAAAATCAGCGAAAGATTATCTGA
- a CDS encoding ABC1 kinase family protein — protein sequence MLAYARDRRRFLFFGRPRHVDAATHRHRAEVLLESLLALGPTFIKLGQLLSTRPDVLPPAYIDVLSSLQDDVPPAPWSEAKTVLEDELGPVDERFASFDTDPISGASLGQVYRARLDPECELSARTEQSGESGLDVAIKVRRPNIKPLVRADLRVIKWSLPILLYFVDDARAFSLENLAEEFSKTIREEMDYEREAEMLAEIRANFADDDRFVVPDVIESYSGPHVLAMEYVAGTKINDIDELERKGIDRTRVAENLEQSYLQMIIDDGVFHADPHPGNLAVTDEGRIIFYDFGMSGRVDPFVQEKIVDFYVAVANQDIDGILDALIEIGTLSPDADRGVMAEVMEIAIQDARGEDVEQYRVNQIVGQIEDSIYVFPFRLPKNLALVLRVATVVEGVCVTLDPDFDFISTATDYLTEQGYREESIRQYLDETSQQLRRSGESLTRIAPKTERALDRLDRDDLFVRIGVEDSENVFDKLAKRLVYGMLLTMALFSTGVLYALEAPRGSIVAAVFAVLLTIQLYRSFRGPKSIGARPQFTRQNLRQRRGRE from the coding sequence TTGCTCGCCTACGCCCGCGATAGACGCCGGTTCCTCTTCTTCGGTCGCCCTCGACACGTCGATGCCGCCACTCACCGCCATCGGGCCGAGGTATTACTCGAGTCGCTGCTGGCTCTCGGACCGACGTTCATCAAACTCGGCCAGTTGCTGTCAACCCGCCCCGACGTCCTCCCGCCGGCGTACATCGACGTTCTCTCGTCCTTACAGGACGACGTTCCGCCGGCGCCCTGGTCCGAAGCGAAAACCGTCCTCGAGGACGAACTCGGCCCCGTCGACGAGCGGTTCGCGTCGTTCGACACCGATCCGATAAGCGGCGCGAGCCTCGGACAGGTCTATCGGGCGCGCCTCGATCCCGAATGCGAACTCTCGGCGCGAACCGAACAGTCCGGTGAGAGCGGTCTTGACGTCGCTATAAAGGTCCGCAGGCCGAATATCAAGCCCCTCGTCCGGGCCGATCTGCGAGTTATCAAGTGGTCGCTTCCGATCCTGTTGTACTTCGTCGACGACGCCCGCGCATTCTCCCTCGAGAACCTCGCTGAGGAGTTCTCGAAGACGATCCGAGAGGAGATGGACTACGAGCGCGAAGCCGAAATGCTCGCCGAGATCCGGGCCAACTTCGCGGACGACGACCGGTTTGTCGTTCCGGACGTGATCGAAAGCTACTCCGGGCCGCACGTACTGGCGATGGAGTACGTCGCGGGGACGAAGATCAACGACATCGACGAACTCGAGCGCAAGGGGATCGATCGGACGCGGGTCGCGGAAAACCTGGAACAATCGTATTTGCAGATGATCATCGACGACGGCGTCTTTCACGCCGATCCACATCCGGGCAACCTCGCCGTGACCGACGAGGGGCGAATCATCTTCTACGACTTCGGCATGTCGGGGCGGGTCGATCCGTTCGTCCAGGAGAAGATCGTCGATTTCTACGTCGCCGTCGCCAATCAGGACATCGACGGCATCCTCGACGCGCTGATCGAAATCGGGACGCTCAGCCCGGATGCCGATCGCGGCGTGATGGCCGAAGTGATGGAGATCGCTATCCAGGACGCCCGCGGCGAAGACGTCGAACAGTACCGGGTCAACCAGATCGTCGGCCAGATCGAGGACTCGATTTACGTCTTCCCGTTCCGGCTCCCGAAGAACCTCGCACTCGTCCTTCGCGTCGCGACCGTCGTCGAAGGGGTCTGTGTCACGCTCGATCCGGACTTCGATTTCATCTCGACGGCTACCGACTACCTGACCGAACAGGGGTACCGCGAAGAGTCCATTCGGCAGTATCTAGACGAGACGAGCCAGCAACTCCGACGATCGGGCGAGTCGCTGACCCGGATCGCCCCCAAGACCGAGCGGGCGCTCGACCGACTCGATCGCGACGATCTCTTCGTTCGAATCGGCGTCGAGGACTCGGAAAACGTCTTCGACAAACTCGCCAAGCGGCTGGTTTACGGCATGTTGCTTACGATGGCACTGTTCTCGACGGGGGTGCTGTATGCGCTCGAGGCGCCGCGGGGATCGATCGTTGCGGCGGTCTTTGCAGTGCTCTTGACGATCCAGCTCTATCGGTCGTTCCGCGGTCCCAAGTCGATCGGCGCGCGACCGCAGTTCACTCGCCAGAATCTGCGCCAGCGACGGGGCAGGGAGTGA
- a CDS encoding quinone oxidoreductase family protein — translation MKAIEVDAYGDSDELSVVDVQMPEPDAGEVRIDIEAAGINFADIMQRRGHYPGGPEPPYVPGMEAAGTVNAVGEGVDDLEVGDRVVTMLDTGGYAEYATADAGMLFPVPDEMSLEAAAGFPVQFLTAHACLFEWGGLEEGESVLIQAAAGGVGTAAVQLASNAGAEVFGTASTQEKLDLASDLGCDHPINYTETDFREVIDDETNGDGVDLVLESVGDDVFERSLDAMAHFGRMVTYGVASGVPAEVSNQRLLFENKTVKGFHLGQAATHDPGRVMQAVPDLTEGLASGDLEVILGKSFALEDAAEAHQYIEDRKSSGKVVLQP, via the coding sequence ATGAAAGCAATCGAAGTCGACGCATACGGTGACAGCGACGAACTCTCGGTCGTCGACGTACAGATGCCAGAACCGGACGCGGGTGAGGTTCGAATCGACATCGAAGCGGCGGGGATCAATTTCGCGGACATCATGCAGCGACGCGGCCACTACCCCGGCGGACCAGAGCCACCGTACGTCCCCGGCATGGAAGCCGCAGGGACGGTCAACGCGGTCGGCGAGGGGGTCGACGACCTCGAGGTTGGCGACCGCGTCGTCACGATGCTCGACACCGGCGGGTACGCGGAATACGCCACTGCCGACGCCGGAATGCTCTTTCCGGTTCCGGACGAGATGAGCCTCGAGGCGGCCGCCGGCTTCCCGGTCCAGTTTCTCACTGCCCACGCCTGCCTCTTCGAGTGGGGTGGACTCGAGGAGGGCGAATCGGTACTGATCCAGGCTGCAGCCGGTGGCGTCGGAACGGCAGCCGTCCAGTTAGCGTCGAACGCCGGCGCGGAGGTCTTCGGGACCGCAAGCACGCAAGAGAAGTTGGACCTCGCATCGGACCTCGGCTGTGACCACCCGATCAACTATACGGAGACGGATTTCCGCGAGGTCATCGACGATGAGACCAATGGCGATGGAGTCGACCTCGTCCTCGAGAGCGTTGGCGACGACGTCTTCGAGCGCAGCCTCGATGCGATGGCACACTTCGGACGCATGGTCACGTACGGCGTCGCAAGCGGCGTCCCCGCGGAGGTCAGTAATCAGCGCCTGCTCTTCGAAAACAAGACCGTCAAAGGCTTCCACCTCGGGCAGGCCGCCACGCACGATCCGGGACGAGTAATGCAGGCCGTGCCCGATCTCACGGAAGGACTCGCAAGCGGTGACCTCGAAGTTATCCTCGGCAAGTCGTTCGCGCTCGAAGACGCCGCCGAGGCCCACCAGTACATCGAGGACCGGAAGAGTTCCGGGAAGGTCGTTCTGCAGCCATGA
- a CDS encoding molybdopterin molybdotransferase MoeA yields MEGADRERTEAGFKIRTPVDEARRILKDAVAGSGDAGADVPCETGTETVDVDRADGRVLAAPVAAARDVPHYQRAAMDGYAVRAADTFGASDRSPEVLRIAESADGNTGSDDGDHATADRIDPKTAARVHTGSALPEGADAVVMIERVTERESTGELEVEDAVAEGENVAPVGEDIEVDQHLYDAGHRLRPSDLGLLRSAGYGRVAVARQPTVGVIPTGEELVAGDPGPGEVIETNGLTVSRLVQRWGARVTYRDVVTDDPESLRVAIQRDLTKDVIVTTGGSSVGERDLLPEVIDDIGEVLVHGVGLKPGHPVCLGIVQDTPVLALPGYPVACIVNAVQFLRPTLRWLEGTIPDPHPTTRAVLERKIPSGPGTRTFARVRLEKRDPAGEGSERDEPKYAAVPTRTSGSGILSSVALADGWVVVSDDREGVPAGEIVEVENWEYNG; encoded by the coding sequence ATGGAAGGAGCCGACCGCGAGCGCACGGAGGCCGGGTTCAAGATTCGGACGCCGGTCGACGAGGCGCGCCGAATTCTCAAAGACGCAGTTGCGGGCAGTGGGGACGCCGGTGCGGACGTGCCGTGTGAGACCGGAACCGAGACGGTCGACGTCGACCGCGCAGACGGCCGGGTCCTCGCCGCACCCGTCGCGGCGGCTCGAGACGTTCCCCACTACCAGCGGGCGGCGATGGACGGGTACGCCGTTCGGGCCGCGGACACGTTCGGGGCCAGCGATCGGTCGCCGGAGGTGTTGCGGATCGCCGAGTCGGCCGACGGGAATACGGGTAGCGATGACGGCGACCACGCCACCGCCGATCGTATCGATCCCAAAACGGCCGCGCGGGTCCACACCGGCAGTGCGCTTCCCGAGGGTGCCGACGCCGTCGTCATGATCGAACGCGTAACCGAACGCGAGTCGACCGGCGAACTCGAGGTCGAGGACGCGGTCGCGGAGGGGGAAAACGTCGCCCCCGTGGGTGAGGATATCGAGGTGGACCAGCACCTCTACGACGCGGGCCACCGGCTCCGGCCCTCGGATCTGGGGCTCCTTCGATCGGCAGGGTACGGCCGCGTCGCGGTCGCCCGGCAACCGACGGTGGGAGTGATTCCGACCGGCGAGGAACTCGTCGCGGGCGACCCCGGCCCCGGCGAGGTGATCGAAACCAACGGGCTCACGGTCTCGCGGCTGGTCCAGCGCTGGGGTGCTCGAGTAACCTACCGCGACGTCGTCACCGACGATCCCGAATCGCTCCGGGTCGCCATCCAGCGAGACCTGACGAAGGACGTAATCGTTACGACCGGCGGCTCCTCGGTCGGCGAACGCGACCTGCTGCCCGAAGTGATCGACGATATAGGCGAGGTACTCGTCCACGGCGTCGGGCTCAAGCCTGGCCACCCAGTCTGCCTCGGTATCGTACAGGATACACCCGTGCTCGCGCTGCCGGGCTACCCCGTCGCCTGCATCGTCAACGCCGTCCAGTTCCTCCGGCCGACCCTGCGCTGGCTCGAGGGAACGATCCCGGACCCACACCCGACCACGCGGGCCGTCCTCGAACGCAAGATACCGAGCGGGCCCGGGACCCGAACGTTCGCTCGAGTCCGACTCGAGAAGCGCGACCCGGCGGGCGAAGGGAGCGAACGTGACGAGCCGAAATACGCGGCGGTCCCGACGCGGACGAGCGGGTCGGGCATCCTCTCGAGCGTCGCCTTGGCTGACGGCTGGGTCGTCGTCAGCGACGATCGCGAAGGGGTTCCAGCTGGCGAGATAGTCGAAGTGGAAAACTGGGAGTACAACGGCTGA
- a CDS encoding serine hydrolase domain-containing protein, giving the protein MSRLASSDRERIADLFDRHLAVGLHHGAQLSVYVDGDQVIDLAGGATGPDGEAETSETRHVLFSSTKPYAAVTLHSLVEEGELDYDDRVIDHWPTFADAGSEKAEITVRQILSHTAGLTQGEIDERPDLWGDWDAVVEKLEEMEPVYSPGEQPAYHPLTFGWLVGEIVRRISGTPIEHAAAERVFDPLGMDDTGIGLRDDEDDDVATLVAFEEFDRCRDPGEGLGDHTEVAAPFNSEAVHRAVIPAANGIGTAGDMARFYACLANGGELEGTRILDPETVDRMTRLEAETEADGTIGREGRFALGFWKGGTTVAPYGSLSPEHVFGHAGLGSSVGWADPEENVGFSYVTNGVRDGSYEHVTRVNALADAVRQALR; this is encoded by the coding sequence ATGTCACGGCTTGCCAGTTCAGACCGCGAGCGCATCGCCGACCTCTTCGACCGCCACCTCGCGGTCGGACTCCACCACGGCGCACAGCTGTCAGTTTACGTCGACGGTGACCAGGTGATCGACCTCGCGGGCGGCGCCACGGGTCCGGATGGTGAAGCCGAAACCAGTGAAACGCGCCACGTTCTCTTCTCGAGTACGAAACCCTACGCGGCGGTGACCCTCCACTCCCTCGTCGAGGAGGGTGAACTCGACTACGACGATCGGGTGATCGACCACTGGCCAACGTTCGCCGACGCGGGCTCGGAAAAAGCCGAGATAACCGTCCGTCAGATCCTCAGCCACACTGCGGGACTAACGCAGGGCGAAATCGACGAACGTCCCGACCTCTGGGGCGACTGGGATGCAGTCGTCGAGAAACTCGAGGAGATGGAACCCGTCTACTCGCCGGGCGAGCAACCCGCGTACCACCCGCTCACGTTCGGCTGGTTGGTCGGCGAAATCGTCCGTCGCATTTCCGGAACGCCGATCGAGCACGCTGCGGCCGAGCGCGTCTTCGATCCGCTCGGGATGGACGACACCGGAATCGGCCTTCGAGACGACGAGGACGACGACGTGGCGACGCTCGTTGCGTTCGAGGAGTTCGATCGGTGTCGCGACCCCGGCGAGGGTCTCGGCGACCACACCGAAGTCGCGGCTCCGTTCAATTCCGAGGCGGTCCATCGCGCCGTAATTCCCGCCGCTAACGGTATCGGCACCGCGGGAGACATGGCTCGGTTCTACGCGTGTCTCGCGAACGGCGGTGAACTCGAAGGGACGCGAATCCTCGACCCGGAAACCGTCGACCGGATGACGCGTCTCGAGGCCGAGACGGAAGCGGACGGTACCATCGGCCGGGAAGGACGGTTCGCGCTCGGCTTCTGGAAAGGCGGGACGACGGTCGCACCGTACGGGTCCCTCTCCCCCGAACACGTGTTCGGCCACGCCGGTCTCGGGAGCAGCGTCGGCTGGGCCGATCCCGAGGAGAACGTCGGCTTTTCGTACGTAACGAACGGCGTTCGCGACGGCTCGTACGAACACGTCACTCGCGTGAATGCGCTAGCGGATGCGGTCCGGCAGGCGCTTCGCTAA
- the speB gene encoding agmatinase, translating into MFPGATDEREVTDATDDAIRGSHTDTGGQESDRDGANFVVVGAPLDATTTFHPGTRFGPQRIRSFAAPFDDYDHRSDRHFSDLGVVDRGDVRAWDDVAEYLEYLTSTLREVVWNDGIPLLLGGEHTVSLAGVRAVEPEVFVCLDAHLDCYDVYDGNPLSHAAVTRRIVEDVDSIEEAILLGVRTGSEAEWERAAADDVTVVPPEDVAEWSHDGQFADRDVYLSVDIDAVDPGYAPGTGTMEPFGLEPRDIRDVVHAVAPHADGFDVVEVNDRDDGQAAALAAKLVREFVFSHVDG; encoded by the coding sequence ATGTTTCCCGGGGCGACCGACGAACGCGAGGTGACCGATGCGACGGACGACGCCATCCGTGGCAGTCACACCGACACGGGAGGGCAGGAGTCGGACCGTGACGGCGCGAACTTCGTGGTCGTCGGTGCGCCCCTGGACGCCACGACGACCTTTCATCCTGGGACCCGCTTTGGGCCCCAGCGGATCCGTTCTTTTGCAGCGCCGTTCGACGATTATGACCACCGGTCGGACCGACACTTTTCCGACCTCGGTGTCGTCGACCGCGGCGACGTTCGAGCGTGGGACGACGTCGCGGAGTACCTCGAGTATCTGACGAGCACCCTTCGCGAGGTCGTCTGGAACGATGGCATTCCCCTGTTGCTTGGGGGCGAACACACTGTCTCCCTTGCGGGTGTCCGAGCGGTCGAACCCGAGGTGTTCGTCTGTCTGGACGCCCACCTCGACTGTTACGACGTCTACGACGGCAACCCGCTGTCACACGCCGCCGTCACCCGACGGATCGTCGAGGACGTCGATTCGATCGAGGAGGCGATCTTGCTCGGCGTGCGAACCGGGAGCGAAGCCGAGTGGGAGCGAGCCGCTGCGGACGACGTAACCGTCGTCCCGCCCGAGGACGTCGCGGAGTGGTCACACGACGGGCAATTCGCGGATCGCGACGTCTACCTGAGCGTCGACATCGACGCCGTCGATCCCGGCTACGCGCCCGGAACCGGGACGATGGAACCGTTCGGACTCGAGCCCCGCGACATCCGTGACGTCGTGCACGCAGTCGCCCCACACGCCGACGGCTTCGACGTGGTCGAAGTGAACGACCGCGACGACGGGCAGGCCGCTGCACTGGCCGCGAAACTGGTTCGGGAGTTCGTCTTTTCGCACGTCGACGGGTGA
- a CDS encoding Hsp20/alpha crystallin family protein — MSALRDALRDLSDDVFFDLLESEDAYLLVLDVPGVSAESLDLTIEDGRIFIDAHREKEPADDYRYVEENRSLFLDIEMPLPDDASDANAAATVDRGVLELTLPKRGASGETTIDIVDEDG, encoded by the coding sequence ATGTCAGCGCTGCGCGACGCGTTGCGGGATCTCTCGGATGACGTCTTCTTCGACTTACTCGAGAGCGAGGACGCCTACTTGCTCGTCCTCGATGTTCCGGGGGTCTCCGCCGAGTCGCTCGACCTAACGATCGAAGACGGTCGGATCTTCATCGACGCTCACCGGGAGAAAGAGCCCGCCGACGACTACCGCTACGTAGAGGAGAATCGCTCGCTCTTTCTCGACATCGAGATGCCGCTGCCCGACGACGCCTCCGACGCGAACGCTGCGGCGACGGTCGATCGGGGCGTCCTCGAGTTGACGCTCCCAAAACGAGGCGCCAGCGGCGAGACGACGATCGACATCGTCGATGAGGACGGCTAA
- a CDS encoding 8-oxo-dGTP diphosphatase, with protein sequence MIEATLCFPLRDDDSEGAATDGDTLREVLLIEKRRGLGEGWYNGPGGKCEPGEGPRKCAIRETREEVGLEVRDLEKAGELRFLLDGEDHTFCHVYRTRSFGGEPTSSDEAHPEWVPVDEVPYDQMWEDDRLWLPGVLEGRSVTAELRFEGGEPLDEAAFVDSDLEWGVSFDGARGQ encoded by the coding sequence ATGATCGAGGCGACGCTTTGCTTCCCGCTCCGTGACGACGATAGCGAGGGTGCCGCCACGGACGGCGACACGTTACGCGAGGTACTCCTTATCGAGAAACGCCGCGGTCTGGGCGAGGGGTGGTACAACGGGCCTGGCGGCAAGTGCGAACCCGGGGAGGGCCCACGGAAGTGTGCCATCCGCGAGACGCGCGAAGAGGTCGGTCTCGAGGTACGGGACCTCGAGAAGGCGGGCGAACTCCGGTTTTTGCTCGACGGCGAAGACCACACGTTCTGTCACGTCTACCGAACTCGCTCGTTCGGCGGCGAGCCCACATCCTCCGATGAGGCGCATCCGGAGTGGGTCCCCGTCGACGAGGTGCCCTACGATCAGATGTGGGAGGACGACCGGCTCTGGCTGCCCGGCGTCCTCGAGGGACGATCTGTCACTGCGGAGTTACGGTTCGAGGGCGGCGAGCCGCTGGACGAAGCCGCGTTCGTCGACTCCGACCTCGAGTGGGGCGTCTCGTTTGACGGAGCGAGGGGGCAGTAA
- a CDS encoding DedA family protein, with protein sequence MEAVGVVVPGTEDLGASALRFVRLYGPLALLLFTFLETSMLFPFFPSEVVVPGAAALLITDPLSFLVFVGAAAIGGTVGAFVPFYAFRGPGSRGLGRLRDRIDVSEEMVERGRRWFHRWGASSVLWGRFLPALRSVVSIPAGLAGMTQVRFGVYTAVGTILFYTAVGAIVYFGRQHSLFAALGSAAADRLGIVAASALVGLAVSLWLAFRHRWRDAGDPSQFNR encoded by the coding sequence ATGGAAGCTGTCGGGGTGGTCGTTCCTGGAACGGAAGACCTTGGCGCGTCCGCATTGCGGTTCGTTCGACTATACGGCCCGCTTGCGCTCCTGCTCTTTACCTTCCTCGAGACGTCGATGCTCTTTCCGTTCTTCCCGAGCGAGGTCGTCGTTCCGGGCGCCGCAGCGCTGTTGATCACGGATCCGCTCTCGTTTCTCGTCTTCGTCGGGGCGGCGGCCATCGGAGGTACCGTCGGCGCGTTCGTCCCCTTTTATGCGTTTCGCGGCCCCGGATCTCGCGGGCTCGGGAGGCTTCGAGATCGGATTGACGTCTCGGAGGAGATGGTCGAACGCGGCCGTCGGTGGTTTCATCGCTGGGGTGCTTCCTCGGTCTTGTGGGGTCGATTCCTACCGGCGCTGCGTTCGGTCGTCTCGATTCCGGCCGGACTCGCCGGAATGACCCAGGTTCGGTTCGGCGTCTACACGGCGGTCGGCACTATTCTGTTTTACACGGCTGTTGGCGCGATCGTCTACTTCGGCCGACAGCACTCTCTCTTTGCGGCTCTCGGGTCTGCCGCCGCCGATCGGCTCGGCATCGTCGCGGCGAGCGCACTCGTCGGGCTCGCCGTCAGCCTCTGGCTTGCGTTCCGGCATCGATGGCGAGATGCCGGCGATCCCTCCCAGTTCAACCGCTGA